In Intestinibacillus sp. Marseille-P6563, a single genomic region encodes these proteins:
- a CDS encoding sugar ABC transporter substrate-binding protein, which translates to MGWRRVFLGLCAAALAVWLYLTMQQPAGQQDSIRIGATYMTMNNPFYSVIDEELRLMIESQGDILLTRDPALDQEKQNAQIHELLASDIDLLVINPVDFQQIRPALEEARDAGVPVVIVDSQVSDPSLVTCTIASDNYGAGVLCAEHLMRTRDSAHIVLLEHAAAQSAVDRIQGFCDTLAEHPAYEIVGQADCEGQLELAMPALRKLLEEQPAIDVVMALNDPSALGAMAALEEYGTLENTLVYGVDGAPEAKNMIYEGVMTATVAQSPIQIGQTTAQVAYQILEGEPYDKVITVPVKLITEENVNQFGSDGWQ; encoded by the coding sequence ATGGGATGGAGACGGGTATTCCTAGGCCTGTGTGCGGCCGCGCTCGCGGTCTGGCTGTACCTGACCATGCAGCAGCCCGCTGGACAGCAGGACAGCATTCGCATTGGCGCAACCTATATGACCATGAACAATCCATTTTACAGCGTCATCGATGAGGAATTGCGGCTCATGATCGAAAGCCAGGGGGATATTCTGCTGACGCGGGACCCAGCGCTCGACCAGGAGAAACAAAATGCGCAGATTCATGAATTGTTGGCCAGCGATATTGATTTGCTGGTCATCAATCCGGTCGATTTTCAGCAAATTCGTCCGGCTTTGGAGGAAGCCCGCGATGCCGGTGTGCCGGTTGTGATCGTCGATTCGCAGGTGAGTGACCCGTCGCTCGTGACCTGTACAATCGCTTCGGATAATTATGGAGCCGGGGTGCTGTGTGCCGAGCATCTCATGCGCACCCGGGATTCGGCCCATATTGTGCTGCTCGAACATGCTGCGGCGCAGTCGGCAGTCGACCGCATTCAGGGGTTTTGCGATACCTTGGCCGAGCATCCGGCGTATGAAATCGTCGGCCAGGCCGACTGCGAGGGGCAGTTGGAACTGGCCATGCCGGCGCTGCGCAAGCTGCTGGAAGAGCAGCCGGCCATCGATGTAGTCATGGCGCTCAACGACCCGTCTGCGCTGGGAGCCATGGCGGCGTTGGAAGAATACGGAACCCTGGAAAACACGCTGGTGTATGGGGTGGACGGCGCGCCGGAAGCGAAAAATATGATTTATGAAGGGGTCATGACCGCGACCGTGGCGCAGTCGCCCATCCAAATCGGACAGACGACCGCGCAGGTAGCGTATCAGATTTTGGAAGGCGAGCCCTATGACAAGGTGATTACCGTGCCGGTGAAACTCATTACCGAAGAGAATGTCAATCAGTTTGGCTCGGATGGCTGGCAATAA
- a CDS encoding helix-turn-helix domain-containing protein produces MAIVRFPVIDPVATGANITRLRQARGLTVRDLQQFFGFEEPQAIYKWQRGQSLPSIDNLYALSELFQISMNEILVSTSPIHSVEQQGSPCCSNFLPRYRLVVCCLYHNPKTFACH; encoded by the coding sequence ATGGCAATCGTTCGGTTTCCGGTGATCGATCCTGTCGCAACCGGCGCGAATATCACCCGGCTGCGGCAAGCGCGCGGTTTGACCGTCCGGGATTTGCAACAGTTTTTTGGTTTCGAAGAACCGCAAGCAATCTACAAATGGCAAAGGGGACAAAGTCTACCGAGCATTGACAACCTCTACGCCCTCAGTGAACTGTTCCAAATCTCGATGAATGAAATTTTGGTATCGACTTCTCCTATCCATTCCGTTGAGCAGCAGGGTTCGCCCTGCTGCTCAAATTTTTTACCCAGATACAGGCTTGTCGTTTGCTGTCTTTATCATAATCCGAAAACGTTCGCTTGTCATTGA
- a CDS encoding PTS mannose/fructose/sorbose/N-acetylgalactosamine transporter subunit IIC: MEIQVWQAALFGLFACLASMPGLGGTVLGNYTLGRPLVAGLVVGLIMGDVQTGIYLGAAIQVVYIALVTPGGTVSADVRAISYIGIPLSIVAVHSMGLDPASAEGQAMAVTLGSAVGTLGTVLFYGTATVNLVWQHMGWKALEKGNLRKLYLVDMGLPWISHILCSFIPTFIITKVGVNMVDLMKAYLPMDGIAMKTLFTVGSLLPAVGIAILLKQVATKPVDLLTFLFGFTLAACMGLNLIAASVVGGFFAVFNYRIKVLSMQKTAVATTTGADAFDDDDEEEI, from the coding sequence ATGGAAATCCAAGTATGGCAAGCCGCGTTATTTGGATTGTTTGCTTGTCTGGCATCCATGCCCGGTTTGGGCGGCACGGTGCTCGGCAACTACACCTTGGGCCGTCCGTTGGTGGCGGGCCTGGTGGTCGGCCTGATTATGGGCGATGTGCAGACCGGTATTTATCTGGGCGCTGCCATTCAGGTCGTTTACATTGCACTCGTTACGCCCGGCGGTACGGTTTCCGCTGATGTGCGTGCGATCTCTTACATTGGTATCCCGCTTTCGATTGTTGCCGTTCATTCCATGGGTCTGGACCCGGCAAGCGCGGAAGGGCAGGCTATGGCAGTGACCCTCGGTTCGGCCGTTGGTACGCTGGGCACGGTTCTGTTCTACGGCACCGCGACCGTCAACCTGGTCTGGCAGCACATGGGCTGGAAGGCCCTGGAGAAAGGCAACCTGCGTAAGCTGTATCTGGTCGATATGGGGTTGCCCTGGATTTCACATATTCTGTGCTCGTTTATCCCGACCTTCATCATCACCAAGGTCGGCGTCAACATGGTCGATCTGATGAAGGCATACCTGCCCATGGACGGCATTGCGATGAAGACCCTCTTTACGGTCGGTTCGCTGCTGCCGGCCGTCGGTATTGCCATCCTGCTCAAGCAGGTAGCGACCAAGCCGGTCGATCTGCTGACCTTCCTGTTTGGTTTTACTCTGGCAGCCTGCATGGGTCTGAACCTCATTGCCGCATCGGTTGTCGGCGGATTCTTTGCCGTCTTTAATTACCGGATTAAGGTACTGAGCATGCAAAAAACCGCGGTCGCAACCACAACTGGTGCGGATGCGTTCGACGATGACGATGAGGAGGAGATTTAA
- a CDS encoding PTS system mannose/fructose/N-acetylgalactosamine-transporter subunit IIB, with amino-acid sequence MSISFIRVDDRMIHGQTCTRWALEYPCDGLIAVNDKAANTPVLKAAYKNASDKKTFVWTLDQWRAKCQKVLDSKDRYFLITKDPQTMKAILVDDGFDPGEVKTVIIGPCNDREGATKLGNNQSITQEEADALEAIMQKGYEVEFALIKEAAIGNWKKFRGQFGYK; translated from the coding sequence ATGTCCATTTCATTTATCCGCGTCGATGACCGTATGATCCACGGCCAGACCTGCACCCGGTGGGCGCTCGAATATCCCTGCGACGGGTTGATTGCCGTCAACGACAAGGCAGCCAATACCCCGGTGCTCAAGGCGGCCTACAAGAATGCCAGCGACAAGAAAACCTTTGTCTGGACGCTGGACCAGTGGCGGGCCAAGTGCCAGAAGGTGCTGGACAGCAAGGACCGCTACTTCCTGATCACCAAGGACCCTCAGACCATGAAGGCCATTCTGGTCGACGACGGCTTTGATCCCGGCGAAGTCAAGACGGTCATCATCGGGCCGTGCAACGACCGCGAAGGCGCAACCAAGCTGGGCAACAACCAGTCGATCACTCAGGAAGAAGCCGATGCACTCGAAGCGATCATGCAGAAGGGCTACGAGGTCGAGTTTGCACTGATTAAGGAAGCCGCCATCGGCAACTGGAAGAAGTTCCGCGGCCAGTTCGGCTACAAATAA
- a CDS encoding response regulator transcription factor, whose product MIRVLIADDQELIRQSLSFVLDAQPDIQMVGAAANGREAIEMVRSQKPDVVLMDVRMPEVDGVECTRLIKAAHPQIKVIILTTFDDDDYVFGALRYGASGYLLKGVSVADLASAVREVMRGGSIITPGVASKAIEMFGRMARGSMQVSVDEKQTADLQENEWKIIREVGCGLSNKEIAAALCLSEGTVRNYISSILSKLALRDRTQLAIWSVQTGTATQPFGGRP is encoded by the coding sequence ATGATTCGTGTGCTGATTGCAGATGACCAGGAACTCATTCGGCAAAGTTTGAGTTTCGTGCTGGACGCACAGCCGGACATTCAGATGGTCGGCGCGGCGGCCAATGGCCGGGAAGCCATCGAAATGGTGCGCAGCCAAAAGCCCGATGTGGTGCTGATGGATGTGCGCATGCCCGAGGTGGATGGGGTGGAGTGTACCCGGCTGATCAAAGCCGCCCATCCGCAGATCAAGGTGATTATCCTGACCACTTTTGATGACGACGACTATGTGTTCGGCGCGCTGCGCTATGGGGCGTCCGGGTATCTGCTCAAAGGCGTGTCGGTGGCCGATTTGGCCAGCGCTGTGCGCGAAGTTATGCGCGGCGGCTCGATCATTACGCCCGGTGTGGCATCCAAAGCCATTGAGATGTTTGGCCGCATGGCGCGCGGCAGCATGCAGGTCAGTGTGGACGAAAAGCAGACCGCCGACTTGCAGGAAAATGAGTGGAAGATCATCCGTGAGGTCGGGTGCGGCCTGTCCAATAAGGAGATTGCCGCTGCTTTGTGCCTGTCCGAAGGCACGGTGCGCAATTACATCAGTTCGATTTTAAGCAAGCTGGCGCTGCGGGACCGCACCCAGCTGGCCATCTGGTCGGTACAGACCGGTACGGCGACCCAGCCGTTTGGAGGCCGGCCATGA
- a CDS encoding PTS sugar transporter subunit IIA: MRYLILVSHGTFAPGLHNAVGMMAGADRTDIRSTSLLDGMDVDTFRKNFADLVADLTQEDEILLFADIIGGSPLTTALEVLTEKGMLEHTVAIGGMNLPLILTAAFADAEAPLAQVADEVIEEGCGQLKKFDLGSSDEDDI, encoded by the coding sequence ATGCGATATCTGATTCTGGTCAGCCACGGCACCTTTGCGCCGGGCCTTCACAACGCGGTCGGCATGATGGCCGGCGCAGACCGGACCGACATCCGCTCGACCAGCCTGCTGGACGGAATGGATGTAGACACATTCCGCAAGAACTTTGCGGACTTGGTAGCCGATTTGACGCAGGAGGATGAAATCCTGCTGTTTGCCGACATCATTGGCGGCTCGCCGCTGACAACTGCGCTCGAGGTACTCACCGAAAAGGGAATGCTGGAGCACACGGTAGCCATCGGCGGCATGAACCTGCCGCTGATTCTGACGGCTGCATTTGCCGACGCCGAAGCGCCGCTGGCACAGGTAGCCGACGAAGTGATCGAGGAAGGCTGCGGCCAACTCAAAAAGTTTGATCTGGGCAGCAGCGACGAAGACGATATTTAA
- a CDS encoding sensor histidine kinase codes for MQKGDGLTLLRQTMVLINLALTLFLCAVFMLTPWRAMHRAESIDFLQGLSDVPAPPWSFSLAVVGFVAFLVVDFLYRYGRLGNGRSAFLLEPLFAVVVILTLHLEDTGLLLLCVVNLVNGLHGRGRVLFLAAMTGLYLLTSLDVLQAMLSMVPLSEYLAYYEGQAQQLMQTAIGLLSTLNLILFVGYMVLLVGQRTEENAAIRRLNGELAHANDQLSVLNGQLKAYAAQSERMAETRERNRLAREIHDTLGHALTGITAGADACIQMMDISPEMARKQMELIAETARAGINEVRRSVSALRPDALERFQLSEALVKMCQEMQQTSHANIELFMQPTDMRLSSDEEDAVYRIVQESVTNAIRHGHATRIEVNLFGQDRQLSIVVQDNGVGCGQIEPGFGLRHMRERLRLLGGSLQFSGGDGFRIQATIPLRWGDEI; via the coding sequence ATGCAAAAAGGCGATGGCCTGACACTGCTGCGGCAGACCATGGTGCTGATCAACTTGGCGCTGACCCTGTTTTTGTGTGCTGTGTTTATGCTGACGCCCTGGCGGGCCATGCACCGCGCGGAAAGCATTGATTTTTTGCAGGGACTGAGCGATGTTCCGGCGCCGCCCTGGAGTTTTTCGCTGGCAGTCGTCGGGTTTGTGGCCTTTTTGGTGGTGGACTTCCTGTATCGGTATGGACGGCTGGGTAATGGTCGGTCGGCCTTCCTGCTCGAACCGCTGTTTGCTGTGGTAGTCATTTTGACGCTGCACTTGGAAGATACCGGGTTGCTGCTGCTTTGCGTGGTGAACCTGGTCAATGGTCTGCACGGCCGGGGGCGGGTGCTGTTTTTAGCGGCCATGACCGGGCTGTATCTGCTGACCAGTCTGGATGTTTTGCAGGCCATGCTGAGCATGGTGCCCTTGTCCGAATATCTGGCCTATTACGAAGGACAGGCCCAGCAGCTCATGCAGACCGCGATCGGGCTGCTCAGCACGCTCAACTTGATTTTATTTGTGGGATATATGGTATTGCTAGTAGGACAGCGCACCGAAGAAAATGCCGCCATTCGCCGCCTAAACGGCGAACTGGCGCATGCAAACGACCAGTTGTCGGTGCTCAATGGGCAGCTCAAAGCCTATGCGGCGCAGAGTGAACGCATGGCGGAAACCCGGGAACGCAACCGTCTGGCGCGTGAAATCCACGATACCCTGGGCCATGCCCTGACCGGCATCACGGCCGGGGCCGATGCCTGCATCCAGATGATGGACATTTCACCCGAAATGGCGCGCAAACAGATGGAACTCATCGCCGAAACGGCGCGGGCCGGCATCAACGAGGTGCGCCGGTCGGTCAGCGCCCTGCGGCCGGATGCACTCGAACGATTTCAGCTGTCCGAAGCGCTGGTCAAGATGTGTCAGGAGATGCAGCAGACCTCGCACGCCAATATTGAACTTTTTATGCAGCCGACCGATATGCGGCTGTCCTCGGATGAGGAGGATGCGGTGTACCGCATTGTGCAGGAGAGCGTGACCAATGCCATTCGCCACGGACATGCCACCCGGATTGAAGTGAATTTGTTCGGTCAGGACCGGCAGTTGTCCATTGTCGTGCAGGACAACGGCGTCGGATGCGGGCAGATCGAGCCGGGTTTCGGCTTGCGTCACATGCGCGAAAGATTGCGGCTGCTCGGTGGAAGTTTACAGTTCAGCGGCGGGGATGGATTCCGCATTCAGGCAACCATACCGCTTCGATGGGGGGATGAAATATGA
- a CDS encoding methyl-accepting chemotaxis protein — translation MVTKNLTSQAEAGTHQVNAFLKQYYGVVDTMVCSPEIAGLAADQAKTTLDSSVYFSGMLTELQRIQQKYQDNVLGVWFADVGLQELVYSDNSRITSADVDFSTREWYTRSEQEQKTTVTGAYVDTGTGEMVISVVSPIMSNSSMIGVVGVDVSTSQLSKILDSIVVGETGYITLIDSSGMIIYHPDSTVVGTTIEEAQYSSNMQEALSNRSDVQGMAYTRQGTPYYGSVAALDDIGYETLGILPAEEFESHVNDTVHTIVICFVVCAILLAIIVVLLAISIIRPLKRLDTVARQLADGELDVEYQVKGHDEVARLGQSTLRIVERLKTYIQYIDELAAVLDQIGRGNLVFELQYDYRGEFAKLKDALLRIQKNLSETLSSIATSAAQVNMGSDQIASGAQALAQGATEQASAVQELSSTVQTLNEKVTEGAQQAGQMIDQLNEVKNQMSTSNGQMQDMLAAMQDISQHSTAISKIIKTIDDIAFQTNILALNAAVEAARAGAAGKGFAVVADEVRNLAGKSADAAQETNELIAQSVQAVNKGESIARATADALSMVAVSSDEVVSAVERVTHDYQDQAEHLKEVSIGVNQISEVVQTNSATAEESAAASEELSGQAQMLKSMISHFVLPDAESQLPTPSFEQTIPSAPQPSAPVEYPDSMDYTDKY, via the coding sequence ATGGTCACAAAAAATTTGACTTCACAAGCAGAAGCTGGTACGCATCAGGTAAACGCATTTTTAAAGCAATATTATGGTGTTGTTGATACCATGGTCTGTTCGCCGGAGATTGCCGGTTTGGCAGCCGATCAGGCAAAAACCACGCTGGACAGCTCCGTATATTTCTCCGGTATGCTTACAGAACTGCAGAGAATCCAGCAGAAGTATCAGGATAACGTGCTTGGCGTCTGGTTCGCGGATGTAGGCCTGCAAGAGTTGGTGTACTCCGATAACAGCCGGATTACCTCGGCGGATGTGGACTTTTCGACGCGGGAATGGTACACGCGTAGCGAGCAGGAACAGAAGACGACAGTCACTGGCGCTTATGTGGATACCGGAACAGGGGAAATGGTCATCAGCGTCGTGAGCCCGATTATGAGCAATAGCAGCATGATCGGTGTCGTAGGTGTGGATGTTTCCACCAGTCAGCTGAGTAAGATTCTGGATTCCATCGTGGTTGGTGAAACCGGTTATATCACATTGATCGACTCCTCTGGTATGATTATTTATCATCCGGATTCTACGGTCGTCGGTACGACGATTGAAGAAGCACAGTATTCCTCCAACATGCAGGAGGCGCTGTCCAACCGCAGCGATGTGCAAGGTATGGCGTATACCCGGCAGGGGACTCCGTACTATGGCAGTGTAGCGGCCCTCGATGATATTGGATATGAAACGCTCGGTATTTTACCGGCGGAAGAATTTGAAAGCCATGTGAACGACACAGTACATACCATTGTCATCTGCTTTGTCGTTTGCGCGATCTTGCTGGCGATCATCGTCGTCCTGTTGGCAATTTCGATCATTCGTCCGCTCAAGCGGCTGGATACGGTCGCAAGACAACTGGCCGATGGCGAATTGGATGTAGAGTATCAGGTAAAGGGCCATGACGAAGTGGCGCGTCTGGGTCAGTCCACCTTGCGCATTGTAGAACGCCTCAAAACTTATATTCAATACATTGACGAGCTGGCCGCGGTTCTGGACCAGATTGGACGAGGCAATCTGGTATTCGAATTGCAGTATGATTATCGTGGCGAGTTTGCCAAGCTCAAGGACGCATTGTTGCGGATTCAGAAGAACCTGTCGGAAACGCTGTCCAGCATTGCCACGTCTGCGGCACAGGTCAATATGGGATCGGATCAAATTGCCAGCGGTGCACAAGCATTGGCACAGGGCGCAACCGAACAAGCGTCCGCAGTGCAGGAACTGTCCAGCACCGTGCAGACCCTGAACGAAAAGGTCACCGAAGGGGCACAGCAGGCCGGTCAGATGATCGATCAGCTCAACGAAGTCAAGAACCAGATGAGCACCAGCAATGGACAAATGCAGGATATGCTCGCTGCAATGCAGGATATCAGCCAGCATTCTACGGCGATCAGCAAGATTATCAAGACCATTGATGATATTGCATTCCAGACCAACATTCTGGCACTCAATGCTGCGGTCGAAGCAGCTCGCGCCGGTGCAGCAGGCAAGGGCTTTGCCGTAGTTGCAGATGAAGTGCGCAATCTGGCAGGCAAGAGCGCAGATGCTGCGCAGGAAACCAACGAACTGATTGCCCAGTCGGTGCAAGCGGTCAACAAGGGAGAAAGCATTGCTCGGGCTACCGCCGATGCGCTCAGCATGGTTGCTGTCAGCTCGGATGAAGTGGTTTCTGCAGTTGAACGTGTCACGCACGATTATCAGGATCAGGCTGAGCACCTGAAAGAAGTTTCCATTGGCGTCAATCAGATTTCCGAAGTTGTGCAGACCAACTCTGCAACCGCAGAGGAAAGTGCAGCGGCCAGCGAAGAATTGTCCGGCCAGGCACAGATGCTGAAATCTATGATCAGTCATTTTGTTCTTCCGGATGCGGAAAGCCAGCTGCCAACACCTTCTTTTGAGCAGACGATTCCCTCCGCGCCGCAGCCTTCGGCGCCGGTAGAGTATCCAGACAGCATGGATTATACGGATAAATATTGA
- a CDS encoding ABC transporter substrate-binding protein, which produces MRRWLERIAAMVLVAAGCVGLSAYAAAQETVLTVGFLAGSYWDAPLGNCYAIIDAAIERFEEEHPGVRVEYTSGILKRDYSEWLAGEYLMGQEPDVFLVLPEDFGMLAELDALQPLDGLIASDPDVSRTDFYSAALDSGAVDGVQYALPYECVPTLMFVNKTLLESEGIPVPENDWTWDDFYTICQKITRDTDGDGVIDQFGSYGYTWRNALASNEAALFAADGSRSRIAEPASVEAVAFAQKLEQLYADCDITARSFDEGHVAFRPFLFSDYRTYQPYPWRIKRYSDFEWDCIQMPGGPSGTGRSELSTVLAAISSRSQNPLAWDFLKELTCSEQTQSMLYTDSHGVSALRRVTQSEEIQQILRHDTPGESQLGLELLSDAMEQATTAPHFRSYDQALLLAESLVDTAMQDDHNLSLQLLRVQRELDEYLQS; this is translated from the coding sequence ATGAGGCGATGGCTGGAACGCATAGCCGCCATGGTGCTGGTGGCAGCTGGGTGCGTCGGACTGTCCGCTTATGCTGCCGCGCAGGAAACCGTGCTGACGGTCGGTTTTTTGGCGGGCAGCTATTGGGATGCTCCGCTGGGCAACTGTTATGCGATTATTGACGCGGCCATCGAGCGGTTTGAGGAAGAACATCCCGGCGTGCGGGTGGAGTATACCAGCGGCATTTTAAAGCGGGACTACTCCGAATGGCTGGCCGGGGAATATCTGATGGGCCAAGAACCCGACGTGTTTTTGGTGCTGCCCGAGGATTTCGGCATGCTGGCCGAACTGGACGCCTTGCAGCCGCTCGACGGGCTGATTGCGAGCGACCCGGATGTGTCCCGCACAGACTTTTACAGTGCCGCCCTGGACAGCGGCGCGGTCGATGGGGTGCAGTATGCGCTGCCGTATGAATGCGTGCCGACGCTGATGTTTGTCAACAAAACGCTGCTCGAGAGCGAAGGCATCCCGGTGCCCGAAAACGACTGGACCTGGGATGATTTTTATACGATCTGTCAGAAAATCACCCGCGACACCGACGGGGATGGCGTCATCGACCAGTTCGGCAGCTACGGTTACACCTGGCGGAACGCGCTGGCGTCCAATGAAGCCGCGCTGTTCGCTGCCGACGGCAGCCGCTCGCGCATCGCTGAACCAGCATCGGTCGAGGCGGTTGCCTTTGCGCAAAAGCTGGAGCAGCTTTATGCGGACTGCGACATTACCGCGCGCAGCTTTGACGAAGGGCACGTGGCCTTTCGGCCCTTCCTGTTTTCCGATTACCGGACTTATCAGCCATATCCCTGGCGCATCAAGCGGTATTCCGACTTTGAGTGGGACTGCATCCAGATGCCCGGCGGGCCGTCCGGCACCGGCCGGTCGGAACTGAGCACCGTGCTCGCGGCCATCAGCAGCCGTTCGCAAAATCCACTGGCGTGGGATTTTCTCAAGGAGCTGACCTGTTCCGAGCAAACCCAGTCCATGCTGTATACCGATTCGCACGGCGTGTCCGCGCTGCGGCGGGTCACCCAGTCGGAAGAAATCCAGCAGATTCTGCGGCATGACACCCCTGGGGAAAGTCAGCTCGGGCTGGAACTGCTGTCCGACGCCATGGAGCAGGCCACCACGGCCCCGCATTTCCGCTCGTATGATCAGGCATTGCTGCTGGCCGAAAGCCTGGTGGATACGGCCATGCAGGACGACCACAACTTGTCGTTGCAGCTGCTGCGGGTGCAGCGCGAACTGGATGAATATTTGCAAAGTTAA